The following coding sequences lie in one Pontibacter sp. G13 genomic window:
- a CDS encoding LytTR family DNA-binding domain-containing protein, protein MKVLIIEDEALSRQELILQLKRFPSFEVVQSLDSVEDSVAYLRENQCELDLIFMDIELADGACFEIFESVDVQTPIIFLTAYNQFALEAFKVNSIDYLLKPLNPRELKRAIAKFERLVPSETANDLILADSFQPSAHQRILIQLGDTYQSIDFEDIWLLKSEDKYVTIHTHSHKKYLTSKSLNQLESELPTKSFFRINRQFIIHIHGIAKVSKYLNNRLIITATFQFDEKLIVSRNRVNACLLWMGK, encoded by the coding sequence ATGAAGGTCCTAATTATAGAAGACGAAGCATTGTCTCGGCAGGAATTGATTCTTCAGTTGAAGCGTTTTCCCAGTTTTGAGGTCGTCCAATCGCTGGATTCTGTGGAGGATAGTGTCGCCTATCTTCGTGAAAATCAGTGCGAATTGGATCTGATTTTTATGGATATCGAACTGGCAGATGGAGCTTGCTTCGAAATCTTTGAATCGGTGGATGTCCAGACGCCGATTATTTTTCTCACTGCATACAATCAATTTGCCTTGGAGGCCTTCAAGGTGAATAGCATCGACTATCTACTGAAACCCTTGAATCCCAGGGAACTGAAGCGGGCGATTGCCAAGTTTGAGCGATTGGTCCCATCGGAAACTGCGAATGATCTGATACTCGCTGACTCTTTTCAGCCGAGCGCCCATCAGCGCATATTGATTCAGCTTGGCGACACCTATCAATCCATTGATTTTGAGGATATTTGGCTGCTGAAGTCTGAGGACAAATATGTGACTATTCATACCCATTCCCATAAAAAATACCTCACCAGCAAATCGCTGAATCAACTGGAATCGGAACTGCCCACCAAGTCTTTTTTTAGAATAAATCGGCAATTCATCATCCATATACATGGAATCGCGAAAGTATCTAAGTACCTGAATAATCGGCTGATTATCACCGCGACCTTTCAGTTTGACGAAAAGCTCATTGTCAGCAGAAATCGCGTGAATGCCTGTCTGCTTTGGATGGGCAAATAG
- a CDS encoding alpha/beta hydrolase, translated as MNHIKIRGNTFAYQDLHSHRAETILLVHGHPFNHSLWKDQMDVLGSYRLLIPDLKGYGQSDYQFDKIFIEEQALDLALMLDALNIEQVHLVGLSMGGQIIVEFQRLFPARAQSMVICASTPHAETPESYQKRLALAAEIEQIGMRAYTEQDIHSYMNLDRLGTDSEAYLRLFQMMAETPTQGAIASHKGRAERRDNFGHLKHIHIPSLVIAGENDFFFDVEDVQKVAEEIPHAEFHIIPETGHLPNMEKPEEFNHILQRFYQRVIG; from the coding sequence ATGAACCATATCAAGATTCGGGGAAATACTTTTGCCTATCAAGATCTTCATTCCCACCGTGCTGAGACCATATTGCTGGTGCACGGGCATCCTTTCAATCACAGCCTGTGGAAGGATCAGATGGATGTTCTCGGGTCATACAGATTGCTGATACCTGATCTGAAAGGGTATGGACAATCGGATTACCAGTTCGACAAAATCTTTATTGAGGAACAGGCTTTGGACTTGGCGCTCATGTTGGATGCATTGAATATCGAACAAGTCCACCTTGTCGGCCTTTCGATGGGCGGGCAAATCATCGTGGAATTTCAACGATTGTTTCCTGCTAGAGCCCAATCTATGGTCATCTGCGCCAGTACGCCCCATGCGGAAACCCCGGAGAGTTATCAGAAACGACTTGCCCTTGCCGCTGAAATCGAACAGATCGGCATGCGTGCCTACACCGAGCAAGACATTCACTCATACATGAATCTCGATCGATTGGGTACCGATTCGGAAGCCTATCTGCGTCTGTTCCAAATGATGGCCGAAACGCCTACGCAGGGCGCAATTGCCTCCCATAAAGGTCGAGCGGAAAGACGAGACAATTTTGGCCATTTGAAGCATATCCACATTCCGTCTCTGGTCATTGCCGGAGAAAACGACTTCTTCTTCGATGTAGAGGATGTCCAGAAGGTAGCCGAAGAAATCCCACATGCTGAATTCCATATCATTCCAGAAACCGGGCACCTCCCCAATATGGAGAAACCCGAAGAATTCAACCACATCCTTCAACGCTTCTACCAGCGGGTGATCGGATAA
- a CDS encoding carbohydrate-binding protein — MKQNGLTTRPLTLAIMTLLAWVMSTAPGISQTLVWSQEFNNSTIDTDTWTYDFGTGCHEGVCDWGNQELQYYTSRTDNVYISGGSLIIEAKSETFDNKSFTSGRINTEGRVHFKYGTLEARIQIPNLQNGLWPAFWLLGVTGGGWPNNGEIDVAEWGNASGISAGVVNNRVNGAAHWEAGDAYAGYGTHSDFSPALNNDYHVYKMVWTPSLITCYMDDVEYYAIDISGGAAADLEEFHNMKYILLNLAVGGTFTGITNPGGISAPMPAQLKIDYVRLYQDSNGELWLGSQDAECGNYGVYTENTAVSEHINYGTEANLYLWNGLASNGGAAYEGTDVMSFSTTAGAWYGLGVSVEGRKNMSKFYGGSLKFHMKTNAPGTVRAGVSTGHGDSWIDLTSAYGYANDNQWHEVTIPFSDFYDLDLGAVKQMLMITGDVPTSSFDIAIDNVYYADGETCTSGVPVTGVAVSPTTGNLNVGSSLQLVATITPANASNQNVNWSSDNSSVATVDGNGLVTTVSAGSATITATTLDGSFTASASINVSSPSSSVLIQAEDYTSMSGIQTEGTADVGGGDNVGWINSGDWMEYSVNIPAAGTYTVHYRVASLSSGGNLTMTANGSTLDNTTFAATGSWQTWTTVSSTVTLNAGVQTIRITSNNNGWNINWFEFEPSGGSTPVNLFVEAEDYDAMSGIQTENTADAGGGENVGWIDAGDWLEYDISVPNAGSYSIDYRVASLSNGGDFTVTSDGNTVDHTTFSSTGSWQTWTTVSSTVNLPAGNQTIRITANTGGWNINWFEISSGGASRPVSIFELPEERIIAYPVPFGDLLHVTLPNTVDYEKVELLDLSGRILMTQQVQATELQWETANLPSGVYLLRAFRRLGAPEILKITK, encoded by the coding sequence GTGAAACAAAACGGATTAACTACAAGGCCATTGACACTGGCCATCATGACCTTACTCGCTTGGGTCATGTCTACCGCTCCGGGAATCTCCCAGACATTGGTCTGGTCCCAAGAGTTCAACAACTCGACGATTGATACCGACACCTGGACCTACGATTTTGGAACGGGCTGTCACGAAGGCGTTTGCGATTGGGGAAATCAGGAACTCCAATACTACACGAGTCGCACCGACAATGTGTACATCTCAGGAGGTTCGTTGATTATCGAAGCCAAATCGGAAACGTTTGATAACAAGTCATTTACCTCCGGGCGAATCAATACCGAAGGCCGGGTCCATTTCAAGTATGGTACCCTTGAGGCTCGGATACAGATCCCCAACCTCCAAAATGGATTGTGGCCTGCATTCTGGCTACTCGGAGTGACTGGAGGGGGCTGGCCCAACAACGGGGAAATCGACGTCGCTGAATGGGGAAATGCCAGCGGTATTTCTGCAGGGGTGGTGAATAACCGCGTAAATGGCGCTGCACACTGGGAAGCCGGGGATGCCTATGCCGGATACGGTACCCATTCCGATTTTTCCCCTGCTTTGAACAATGATTACCACGTCTATAAGATGGTATGGACGCCTAGTCTCATTACCTGCTATATGGACGATGTGGAATACTATGCCATCGATATCTCTGGTGGTGCCGCCGCCGATTTGGAAGAATTCCACAACATGAAATACATCCTGTTGAATCTCGCCGTAGGGGGTACATTCACAGGAATTACCAACCCCGGAGGCATCTCTGCGCCCATGCCCGCGCAATTGAAAATAGATTACGTCCGGTTGTATCAGGATTCCAATGGAGAACTCTGGCTCGGGAGCCAAGATGCCGAATGCGGAAATTATGGGGTATACACCGAAAATACCGCGGTTTCGGAGCATATCAACTATGGTACCGAGGCCAATCTGTACCTGTGGAATGGACTAGCCAGCAACGGTGGTGCCGCCTACGAAGGGACCGATGTGATGTCATTCAGTACCACTGCAGGCGCATGGTACGGGTTGGGGGTGAGTGTGGAAGGCCGCAAAAATATGAGCAAATTCTATGGAGGCTCCCTCAAATTCCACATGAAAACCAATGCCCCCGGAACTGTAAGAGCTGGGGTAAGTACTGGGCATGGAGATTCTTGGATAGACTTGACCTCCGCCTATGGATACGCCAATGATAATCAGTGGCATGAGGTCACCATTCCGTTTTCAGATTTCTATGATCTGGACTTAGGCGCGGTGAAGCAGATGCTCATGATCACAGGAGATGTGCCGACCTCGAGTTTCGACATCGCCATTGACAACGTGTACTACGCCGATGGCGAAACTTGCACATCAGGAGTTCCTGTAACCGGGGTAGCGGTATCTCCCACTACCGGAAACCTCAACGTCGGGAGCAGCCTTCAATTGGTAGCCACGATCACGCCTGCCAATGCCTCCAACCAAAATGTGAACTGGTCTTCGGACAATTCATCCGTCGCTACAGTGGATGGCAATGGGTTGGTAACAACCGTGAGCGCTGGTTCTGCCACGATTACGGCTACCACGCTGGATGGAAGCTTTACTGCATCTGCCTCCATCAACGTGAGCTCACCATCTTCCTCAGTACTGATTCAAGCGGAGGATTACACGTCGATGAGCGGCATCCAGACCGAGGGTACAGCCGATGTCGGTGGTGGAGACAATGTGGGTTGGATCAATAGCGGAGATTGGATGGAGTATTCGGTGAATATTCCGGCGGCAGGAACCTACACGGTCCATTATCGTGTGGCGAGCCTCAGCAGTGGCGGAAACCTGACCATGACCGCCAATGGGTCCACGCTCGACAATACCACTTTTGCCGCAACCGGAAGCTGGCAGACTTGGACGACGGTCTCTTCCACGGTGACACTCAATGCGGGTGTACAGACCATTCGGATTACGTCCAACAACAATGGCTGGAACATCAACTGGTTCGAGTTTGAGCCGAGCGGTGGTTCTACCCCTGTGAATCTCTTTGTCGAGGCAGAGGACTACGACGCCATGTCAGGCATTCAAACGGAGAATACCGCAGATGCCGGTGGCGGAGAAAATGTCGGTTGGATCGATGCGGGAGACTGGCTGGAGTATGACATTTCCGTGCCGAATGCGGGGAGCTATTCCATCGACTACCGGGTGGCCAGTCTGAGCAATGGCGGAGACTTTACGGTGACCTCAGACGGCAATACCGTGGACCATACCACTTTCTCATCGACGGGCAGCTGGCAGACGTGGACGACAGTTTCTTCAACGGTGAATTTGCCTGCTGGAAACCAGACGATTCGGATCACTGCGAATACTGGGGGCTGGAACATCAACTGGTTCGAGATCAGTAGTGGAGGCGCATCTCGCCCTGTTTCGATCTTCGAATTGCCGGAGGAGCGGATCATCGCCTATCCCGTGCCTTTCGGGGATCTACTTCATGTGACGCTGCCCAATACGGTGGATTATGAAAAGGTCGAATTGCTGGACCTTTCCGGACGGATCCTCATGACCCAGCAAGTTCAAGCAACTGAGCTTCAATGGGAGACGGCCAATCTGCCAAGTGGGGTATATCTGCTGCGCGCGTTCCGCAGATTGGGAGCGCCTGAGATCCTGAAGATCACCAAGTAG
- a CDS encoding cytochrome c peroxidase — protein sequence MKQTLRSALLMGVMGVLLIAMIDLDNLLNYANQPIPSYITKDNMPVTNPITDEGATLGRVLFYDKNLSTDNATSCASCHKQEFAFGDTDQLSEGSNGLTIRHSMRLVNIRFAEDTLFRWDRTAPTLEAQMTGPIKDFDEMGFSGTGGAPSFADLIGKLSAIDYYPRLFHAAFGDTVITEERMQKALAQFVRSIQSFDSKYDIGRAQVGSDTVPFPNFSNQENSGKDLFMKNFTYVVDTLIDSTGMGPSANYEEYVVSRRTGGGFNCASCHRPPEFDIDPASLNNGIITGNPAHGIAYDIAVTRSPTLRDLIQYDNTVNGGMFHSGEAPGFAFINAHYEFIPPDTNNTNLDPRLMPGGYPQFLGMTPKGMSEPEVTSLAAFIRTLAGNDVYTNEKWSNPFDENGQLTVIGGTLTTSIERAEPSFQVYPNPCIDQVLVSGNLKQHQLELFNASGQLLQTVHLHGELQTVDVSSLAVGMYLLRFTDLKTGVSKVEKILKR from the coding sequence ATGAAACAAACCTTACGATCCGCTTTACTGATGGGAGTTATGGGGGTGCTGCTGATCGCCATGATCGACTTGGACAACCTGCTGAACTATGCGAACCAGCCCATTCCTTCCTACATCACCAAGGACAATATGCCTGTCACCAACCCCATCACGGATGAAGGTGCGACCTTGGGCCGAGTATTGTTCTATGACAAGAACCTCTCCACCGACAATGCAACCTCCTGCGCTTCTTGTCACAAACAGGAATTCGCGTTTGGCGACACCGACCAATTGAGCGAAGGCTCCAACGGCCTTACCATCCGCCATTCCATGCGCCTGGTCAATATCCGTTTCGCAGAGGATACCTTATTTCGTTGGGATCGAACCGCCCCAACGCTTGAAGCGCAAATGACCGGTCCCATCAAGGATTTTGACGAGATGGGATTTAGTGGTACAGGAGGTGCGCCCTCATTCGCAGATTTGATCGGCAAACTCTCCGCTATCGATTATTACCCCAGACTGTTCCACGCCGCATTTGGAGATACTGTGATCACCGAAGAACGTATGCAGAAAGCGCTGGCACAGTTTGTCCGGAGCATCCAGTCATTCGATTCCAAGTATGATATCGGAAGAGCGCAGGTTGGTTCAGACACTGTTCCATTTCCCAACTTCAGCAATCAGGAGAATTCCGGGAAGGACCTGTTCATGAAGAATTTCACCTATGTCGTGGACACGCTCATTGACTCCACGGGAATGGGACCTTCGGCCAACTATGAGGAATATGTCGTTTCCCGAAGAACGGGGGGAGGGTTTAACTGTGCAAGCTGCCATCGTCCACCGGAATTTGACATAGATCCTGCTTCTTTGAATAATGGAATTATCACGGGCAACCCTGCCCACGGAATTGCCTATGATATTGCCGTCACAAGGAGTCCGACCCTACGGGATCTCATCCAATATGACAATACCGTCAATGGCGGGATGTTCCACTCGGGAGAAGCTCCCGGGTTTGCATTCATTAACGCCCACTACGAATTCATCCCACCGGACACCAACAACACCAACTTAGACCCGCGTTTGATGCCGGGTGGATATCCCCAATTTCTAGGGATGACTCCCAAGGGAATGTCCGAGCCCGAAGTGACCTCCTTAGCTGCATTCATCCGTACCTTGGCCGGAAACGATGTCTACACCAACGAAAAGTGGTCCAATCCTTTTGACGAAAATGGTCAGCTGACAGTCATCGGCGGTACACTGACAACCTCCATCGAAAGGGCAGAACCCTCATTTCAGGTGTATCCCAATCCCTGTATCGACCAGGTCTTGGTCAGTGGAAATCTGAAACAGCACCAATTGGAATTGTTCAATGCCTCGGGGCAATTGTTGCAAACCGTCCATCTTCACGGCGAACTCCAAACAGTGGATGTCTCAAGCCTTGCTGTAGGCATGTATTTGCTTCGTTTCACGGATTTGAAAACGGGCGTTTCCAAGGTCGAAAAGATCTTGAAGCGCTAA
- a CDS encoding Crp/Fnr family transcriptional regulator — protein sequence MQEILFDFIAQYVPLSEAEKQTLVSLDIFQAVPKGTVLLETGSYSNEGFFVLKGCLRKYYVLDGEEKTTAFFTEMEGLTPESTLSQKPSEYCIAAVEDSILTVATPDMEAEMFAKFPKFETICRILSEELLLKQQVDFDLFKTSSPEQRYLNLLEKRPDLIQRVPQHQLASFLGIKPQSLSRLKARIMKRARS from the coding sequence ATGCAGGAAATCCTTTTTGACTTCATCGCCCAATATGTTCCACTCTCGGAAGCGGAAAAGCAAACCCTTGTCTCGCTGGATATATTCCAAGCGGTGCCCAAAGGGACGGTTTTGCTCGAAACGGGGAGCTATTCGAATGAGGGCTTCTTTGTGCTGAAAGGCTGTTTGCGCAAATATTATGTGCTGGATGGAGAAGAAAAGACCACGGCATTCTTCACCGAAATGGAGGGCCTGACTCCGGAAAGTACACTGTCTCAAAAGCCTTCGGAATACTGTATCGCTGCCGTCGAAGATTCTATCCTGACCGTCGCAACGCCCGACATGGAAGCAGAGATGTTCGCCAAGTTCCCGAAATTCGAAACCATCTGTAGAATTTTGTCCGAGGAGCTATTGCTGAAGCAACAAGTGGATTTTGATCTTTTCAAGACTTCCTCGCCCGAGCAACGATACCTCAACCTGCTAGAAAAGCGTCCAGACCTTATTCAGCGTGTGCCTCAGCATCAATTGGCCAGCTTTCTGGGCATCAAGCCCCAATCCCTCAGTAGGCTCAAAGCCAGAATCATGAAACGAGCTCGCAGCTAA
- a CDS encoding T9SS type A sorting domain-containing protein, producing MKRFLILSSLLFALTKIQAQCLIPNGDFEHWVDSTRNTVYNGEVTYSLPTYGWTESGYSNIVPRFTTGAGFFYKYEGDDVDGAALYLKRGTEEGPRTSQNHGFMIVECTDLPKSLVGTYKFSGSSEATVEDYLIIGAFAYKAEDYPQDDLDPHASQVANEAFSWMAYLPTDSLQDFEIDLSVFEGQEIDRIMIQFVMLADYVMFLETPDYATAVIDDVAFTYETVSIDPREELADWVVYPNPTSRVAYIDTEQEITEIAVFDMLGKRVMTQKNSSEVDLGHLANGVYVLSIRTVDHQIFSTKILKE from the coding sequence ATGAAACGATTTCTGATTCTGAGTTCCTTGCTATTTGCCCTGACCAAGATTCAGGCACAGTGCCTTATTCCCAATGGCGATTTTGAGCATTGGGTAGATTCCACCAGAAACACTGTTTACAATGGAGAAGTGACCTATTCACTGCCGACCTATGGCTGGACGGAAAGTGGATATAGCAACATCGTGCCTCGATTTACGACTGGAGCAGGATTTTTCTACAAGTATGAAGGCGACGATGTGGATGGGGCTGCCCTATATCTGAAACGCGGTACTGAAGAAGGACCACGCACTTCTCAGAACCACGGATTCATGATTGTCGAATGCACGGATCTGCCCAAGTCTTTGGTGGGTACATATAAATTTTCAGGTTCCAGCGAAGCAACGGTCGAGGACTATCTCATCATAGGTGCATTTGCCTACAAAGCCGAAGATTATCCCCAAGACGATTTGGACCCTCACGCCTCACAGGTGGCCAATGAAGCCTTCTCTTGGATGGCGTACTTGCCTACAGATTCCCTCCAAGATTTTGAAATCGACTTGTCTGTTTTTGAAGGCCAGGAAATTGACCGAATCATGATTCAATTTGTGATGCTTGCTGATTACGTCATGTTTCTTGAAACGCCTGATTATGCTACAGCGGTAATCGATGATGTCGCATTTACCTACGAAACAGTATCCATCGATCCGCGTGAGGAGCTTGCAGATTGGGTCGTGTACCCGAATCCCACCTCTCGTGTCGCGTATATAGATACTGAGCAGGAAATCACAGAAATCGCCGTCTTCGATATGCTTGGAAAACGGGTGATGACTCAAAAGAATAGCTCCGAGGTAGATTTAGGGCACCTTGCCAATGGCGTTTATGTATTGAGCATCCGGACCGTTGATCATCAGATCTTCTCTACAAAAATCCTGAAAGAGTAG
- a CDS encoding histidine kinase, protein MIQQLKDFFNWRIFIVLFCFLFITELLNEIIGWYFNISSFDLTPDVNTLVLYGQFLIMTILGVWFVHALNRILPWDQQIVWRIIFEMVGFIALYTVINYAIAQITVYVTINQFLGLTRDLIYTTAIGTFHMLVFIPFLEFFISFKSNYENKLKVQALQLELAQNQYDLLKAKINPHFVFNSLSVLNSLITIDPAKAKSFTHSFSDVMRLALDFEHVDHITLDEEFRFLEQYMFLLNTRFGEALQVRLSVDRSDFHYRIPPMTLQLLIENVVKHNVISRKSPMQIEVYSDRAGLVIANPIQLKKAETSWGIGLEHIRTRYERLGKEMLVEQDQAMFRVILPFI, encoded by the coding sequence ATGATACAGCAGCTAAAGGATTTTTTCAATTGGAGAATATTTATCGTACTCTTCTGCTTCTTGTTCATTACGGAGCTTCTCAACGAAATCATCGGCTGGTATTTCAATATATCGTCCTTTGATCTCACCCCTGATGTAAATACCCTGGTGCTTTATGGGCAATTTCTGATCATGACAATTCTGGGCGTTTGGTTCGTCCATGCATTGAATCGAATCTTGCCGTGGGATCAGCAGATCGTGTGGAGAATTATTTTTGAAATGGTGGGCTTCATCGCCTTGTATACGGTGATCAATTATGCCATTGCTCAAATTACGGTGTATGTAACGATAAATCAATTTCTAGGACTCACCCGAGATCTGATTTATACCACGGCCATCGGCACCTTTCACATGTTGGTGTTTATTCCGTTTTTAGAGTTTTTCATCAGTTTCAAGAGCAATTACGAGAACAAGCTCAAGGTACAGGCGCTGCAATTGGAACTGGCGCAAAATCAATACGATTTACTCAAGGCCAAGATCAATCCCCATTTTGTCTTCAATAGCTTGAGTGTATTGAATTCGTTGATCACCATAGATCCTGCCAAAGCCAAGTCTTTCACCCATTCCTTCTCGGATGTGATGAGATTGGCACTGGATTTCGAGCATGTGGATCACATCACGTTGGATGAAGAATTCCGCTTCTTGGAACAGTACATGTTTCTGCTGAATACGCGGTTTGGAGAGGCTTTGCAGGTCCGATTGTCTGTCGATCGGTCGGATTTCCACTACAGGATTCCTCCTATGACCCTGCAACTGTTGATTGAAAATGTGGTCAAGCACAATGTGATTTCCCGCAAAAGCCCCATGCAGATAGAGGTGTATTCGGATAGGGCGGGCCTTGTCATTGCCAATCCGATCCAGTTGAAAAAGGCGGAAACGTCTTGGGGTATTGGATTGGAACATATTCGGACCCGGTACGAGCGGTTGGGGAAGGAAATGTTGGTTGAGCAGGATCAGGCCATGTTTCGCGTAATTCTTCCATTCATTTAG